The stretch of DNA CATGGTCGATGGGAGCTCCTGCATACggtggtccattcggtgtgccggactgggatgactgggagggcggctccgccacttggtcggagctggtgggcggcggcgccggccctgacatcattggtccatcccagacgtatgacgctccaggtgcacagtcccaggatgacccgttcacgctagcacctcctccgcctcgtcctcaccgtgctccagatgcatttacgtactcggaggaccacatacgccgacggcctaggactaggggcGAGAGGGCCAAGAGAGCGTGAGGTCCGGGACatgcggagtagatactcctaatttggtgaactttttatatttgaactgtttttgtatgatactattttctttttaatcggttgatctatcgtactgtcgtaatattcgaattctacgttgcaaaatgttatcgtttaaccatcttcatacgaattttagatagagcaatcttcttcgtaaaattgaattaaaattttatatgtatacaaaagagtatggcgaatcaatattgcatttgaaaacagtctgaatttcaaatagattgtaaatcataaatttcaaaggaaaataataaaaaaatggCTCTCAACATCCCGCCCACTGACCGGGGGTTGCCTCCCGCCCTCTGGCCGGGCGGTGTGCCTTCCGCCCTCAGGCCGGGCGGGATGCTGCCTCATGGaccccttcgcgaataagaaactttcttattcgcgaaggggccctcgggaggggcctgcaaAAAACTTTTGGAGCATCCCGCCctctggttgggcgggatgtccccggccccacgcctcccgcccgatgatcgggcgggaggcacccatttttcaaatttttcccaactgccacccctttttcgaattttaattttttttaaaccctttttttaaaaaaatcgtCCGACCAGCCCGTGTATTCATGAAGAGTGTCCTCCTGCGCCTGGGCTTTTACTGGGCCCAAAAGTGAGGCTCGAGCATGATGTGAGCCCATGACCCAACTTCAACACGGTTCCCGAGAACTCCGCCCACTCGCTCGAACCAAGACAAAATTGCGATGCTccgtcctccacgtcgcgccgccgcatCTAACCCTCCGGCGACTCACCGCCGGCGATCCGATCCGCGCTGCGCCGCCACGCCATAGCCTCCCTCTGACGCGCACGTAATCCTACTCCGCGTTCCTCTACCTCCTCCGCTCCGGCGTCCTCGCAATCCGCCCGAATGGGCACCGGGACGGGGGGTGCGagagggggcgcgggcggcggaggctTGGTTCCCGGCGAGCGGTGGTGGCGGGTCCTCTTCCTCGCGCTGGCGTCCGTCTCCTTCCTCATCTCCctcatcctcctcttcctctccgcCCCGCGCCTCCGACTCCCGGGCGTCGCCccgtccgcctccgcctccgccgcttcGGCTGTCCGGCGCGggcccgacgcgccgccctgCCTCGCCTACCTTCTTATCGGCGCGCGGGGCGACGGGCGCCGCCTACTAAGGCTCCTCCTCGCGGTCTACCACCCGCGCAACCGGTACGTGCTCCACCTCTCCGCCGACGCGCCCGACGACGAGCGCCAGAGCCTAGCCTCCGgggtcgtcgccgccgctcccgctgTGGGAGCGTTTGAGAACGTCGCTGTTGTCGGCAACCCAACCGCCGGGACGCCCGTGGGCTCCTCCGGGCTCGCCGGCACGCTCCGCGCCGCGGCTGTGCTGCTCCGGCTCCACCCAGACTGGGACTGGTTCCTCACCCTTAACGCCGCTGACTACCCCGTCGTCACCCAGGACGGTAGGCCAACACTGGCATCTACGCATCTCTAATCAGGGGAAAAAAATCTCTTTACCTGCGCAAATATCACTTTATGGTCATGGAATGAGGCgcattggggggggggggggttcatTGATTAGTTGGTCCAATCTAGGTTGCAAAGAATAGTAATTTTGCCAAGCCACATTTGGGGTAGTCTCCTTCCTTTATTATATGGACATTGCAAGTAGCCTTCTAGCTATGACAtcaaatggaaatgtaattATGCTTGTTTGTGCTGACTGTACCAAATAGCAAATGTTTAGAACTTGGAAGAGCTGGACAACCAGTCAACTAGACACATTTCGTATGTTTCCAATTGCCTACTGCACACTGTCAGTCTTATTTTGCACATCAAGTTGAACTGTCAGTATAAAAAATAACAGTAGATTAAGGCTCCCCTTATTCATTGATTAGTAATGCACATGCCAGAACTTGTGCTGCTACTATACTTATCTGTTGAAGCACACACTCAAATGTATAGGTCTGTTGTTGCTAATGATGTTTGTGATTACAAATTGTGTTATACATTGCTCCTGAATGCTAGAATATATCATGCTTATTCTGGTTCTCTACGTAAAAACTCTGTCTTTAACCGATATCAGCTTGAGTGCTTCATTAATTGTTACAGCAAGTCACGTGCATGTAATTATCTTCATTAATGGAGGTAGTGATAAATCTTTATGTTTTCTCCCTGTTGCAGATCTGATTCATGTCCTGTCCTCTGTTCCAAGGGACCTTAACTTCATTGACCACACCAGTAACATTGGATCAAAAGTGTATGGGCCATCTGACCTTGCAAATAATATTAGCTGTTAGCAGCATTGTTACTGATAAAAAAATCCTATGCAGACCTGAGAAAGTGGAACAAATTATAGTCGATGCTGGAATTTACTTGTCAGGGAGGACCAACTTCTTTCGAGGAACACAGAAACGACCAGCTCCTGTGGCTTTTAAGTTCTTCACAGGCATTTCTTGCTCTCTGCCCTTGGTTTATTTCCCTTGCTCTGAATTTTTTCCTCACCATACATCTCCTTCTTAATAGGTTCCCCATGGGTCATATTAAACCGGCAGTTTATAGAGTACTGCATTCTTGCTTGGGAGAATCTCCCTCGGATTCTTCTCATGTACTTCAACAACATTATACAACCCCAGGAAGGATATTTCCACTCAGTCATCTGCAACTCGCTGGAGTTCCGCAATTTCACTGTGAACAACGACTTGAGGTTTATTCTTCAGGAGGATCCAGCTCAGAAAGAGTCCCCTTTTCTGAGTCGGGAACATTACGGTCAGATGGTGGATAGTGGGGCGCCTTTTGCAAGGCCGTTTCGGGAGAATGATCCTCTGCTGGACCAGATCGATGGCAACGTACTCAAGCGTTGGAGCAATGGACCAGTTCCTGGTGCTTGGTGCTCAGGGAGGAAGAGGTGGTTCAGTGATCCATGTTCCCAGTGGGGCGACGTGAACATTGTGAGACCAGGCCCCCAAGCTGTGAAGTTGCACCAATATATAAATCAGACTTTAGACGAAGCAAAGTCTAGCAGCAACACATGCAGGCGGTAGCAGAATTGATGTCAGTGGCCTCATCCCATGGTTGAAAACTTTGAGCTATTCCATTTATCCACCACGGGCTCTTCACTCTGCTGAATAAATAGCCGCCACCTGCCTGAATGGAAACAAGCACTCCTGGCACCTGAGTACTGACACACAGCCATGGAGGATTGCTCTTTCCTGATCTTTTCTGTGGCAACTATCATAGTCACAGATCAGGAGTTCCACTGTGGTCTACAATTAATATGTGAATTCCCCATATTCGGCACCTATACACTGAAGGCAGATAGCTTAGAGCCTATGATAAGCAGAGGCTTATATAACTACTGTAGGTTATATGCTGTGGTCATTTGTTGAACGGCTTGTGTTAGTGCTAGCAGATGAAGTTGTGAGACCCTGTTGATGTCAGGTTGTCAGGACTGGAGACAATGTAGAACAAGGAATCTTGTTAGTCTTACTGGATTACTGTTGTGCTTTTTGGGCTTACATATGCCTAGTCTTGTACCTAGAGCACGCCTTCAATTGTcccatttttttcctttttgaaGTATCTCTTCTTTCGTTGTCGTTCTACAAATactgtttttttcttttctgaaatTTGCTGTCTGTGCTATACGACACTAAAGCATTTCAAGCTGGCCACTAAAACTCTGCTTGCTCCATGTTGATTCTGAGCTGGAACACTGATGGTCTACAACTCTACTTGCACGGCTCAATTGTAGGGCCAATTTGATATGCAGAGACTACGGAGGAATTTAACACCTAAATTTGCGTGAAAGATCCTGTTCCATAGGAAATGGAAATTAATTCTAATGTGGCCTTCCTATGTTTAAATGTCAGATAAAATTTTCGAATGAGATTTAAACCTTCCAGAATTTCTTAAATTTTCGATCATTCAAGGTGGAGCTCAACATCAGTCGCAAAAGCCTGCAGGATGATAAGCAGATATGAGCTTTGAGTTCAAAGGGGCTACCAGTGTTTCAGAACTTGCATGTTCAGAGCCTCAGAGGTTGGAGCTGTGGCCTGAGGGAGGCAGGGAGCGCGTGAGAGGCGTCTGGCGGCGGCTAGTTCCGAGAATCCGAGTCCTCGGACGACCTGGGCGACGATTTCATGAGACCGGCCAGGTCAATGAAACGGGCGAAGCGAGAGAAGGCAGCGAAGGAGGCGGCTTCTCCGGGAAGCGCTGGCGCCAACAAGAAGGAGATGGGTTCCTCCGGTTCGAGGCCCGCGagcgcagcggcagcggcggcgggggcggaggcggtggcgtaCGTGGCGGCGGAGGATGCCGACGCCCTCGAGTGCGGTGTGTGCTTCCACCCGCTCAAGCCCCCCATTTTCCAGGTAAACCCTATACCCTACACGCACACCCAGCCATGATCCATCCCGTACAAATTAGCAGCATTCATTCATGGAGCCACAAGTCCTGCAACTGCAACCACTACGCGTAGCTCTATTGTGAGGATCAAGCAGCCTGATTTCGAGCAATCCCTTCTGAAAGGGGACATTTTTGACCCTCCAGGGACGCACCCACCAACTGAAACCATAGATCATGAGCTGCAGACTGGTGACTTTATAATTTAGTATTCTTGGCTCATGAATGTCGTCGTATCCAGCAAAGCCAAAGCATCAGTTCTATCCCTACAAATTTGTATAGTGGCAATTTTGTCATTTGTACACAAATTACAAGCTGCTTTATCAGCCCCAATTGATATAAACACACCCATCCTTGTCTTGCTACAGCAGCACAGCCAATTCTTAAACAGAAAGATGGTCTGCAGGTTAATTTTTGTCGCAAAAATTGCATTTACTACCCCAATGGCAGATTATTTCCAAAAAAATCCCAATGGAAGCTGCGCTAAGTAGTTGATTTCTTGAGAGCTTATGTGGTTAAAAAGAACCCACTTAATATGGCAATCAGAGTAGAAGCACCACTGGGTAGGGGTGGGGGCTTTGAAACAGATTACTTAGTAGGCCCAGCCAATTCTTCCTCAAACAGAAGGATGGTCTCCAGGAAATTTCTTTCTTCATTTCCCTTTGATACTTGACACCAAACTCTCTCTCCAGAACACAATTCTCTCCCTCCAACCAATAAATTCTATCTTCTGAATTTGGAATTGGACTTCTCCAAATACCATCAATAATATGATGCTGCCGCCCGTCTGCCCATAACACTTGCTCTAGTCCCACCACACCAAACGGATCCATATTACCTGAAGGCCGATATTTCTCAGCAGCAATTACTTTACCATCCCATCCAAGCCTCATAAAATTCCCAGTCCCCTTTCCTTCTTGTCCTGATCAGGTTTCCCTCCATTATATGTGCCTCCACCTCTCCATTGAAATTGTATACTAGGTATTAGCAGCATGCAAACAGACCGAAGATTTCATGCAAGATTTATTTAGCTCTATGTCTCAATGACATGTGGGGTCAGTTGGTCTGTCTTACATTTGAGATCCCATTTCCTGAAACACCCTTTTCCCAAGTGATAAGTGAAATCTAGAGATAGTTTCCCAGATTTCAATGAAATAGCAGTACTATGCTTTGTATGGAGATTTATTACCCTTTTTTTATCCTATTGAGCAATTGCCCCATAAAAAAGGGTCATATTATACGATAGTTCCTTACTGCGCCGCAGGCGCACGTGTTAAAAAAAGTAAGAAAAATCCTAAGAATTGTGGACATGGTAGTGGAAGTTTCCATAGCTTGGAATTTAGTTGAAAAATGATCGTCTCAAGCATGGACATTGCAAGCAATTTCTATCTGTATTTTCATACCTATTTAAATACATTTTTTTAGATATAGCTCATTGCAACAAATCACTGAACTATAACATGCTCTGGGTAAAACAAGTGATTTTTCTTTAATGTTCTTTTTGGAAGTTTTTGGTGGCTTTATCTTTGAACATAAAAGTTTGTTATTAATGATTAATGGATAATTTCATCTTCATTTGCTGGTGTCATATGCCTCTGCAGTGTGATGAGGGCCATGTGGTGTGCTCTCTGTGCCGTGACAAGCTCGCGCCAGCAGGCAAGTGCCATGTGTGCGGCATTGCCACGCGTGACTACCACAGGTGCCACGCCATGGAGCGCCTGTTGGAGTCCATCCGTGTCTCATGCCCAAATGCAGCCCATGGCTGTGGTGCCAGACCGGCCTACTATGATCAGCATGACCACTGTCAAACGTGTCCACACGCGCCGTGCCACTGCCCGGGCAAGGACTGCAACTTCCTTGGCTCGACAGAAGCGCTCCTGGACCACTTCACCAGTGCACATGGTTGGCCTTCCACCACCAAGATCAGTGCCTTTGAGACATGCTGCATCTGCCTCCGCGACGGATTCAACTTCATCCTCGCTGACTGCACTGAGGACGACGATCATTTAactaccagcagcagcagccgtcgGTACCTGTTCCTCCTGAACGTGACGCGGCAATCACTTGGCTGCTCCATCACTGTGCACTTCACCGGTCATGAGTCACCCTCAGAAGCACTAATATGTGTGCTCGGGTACTCACGGGTACTTTATGACCCTCGTGATCGTCATAAGTTCCTGGGCAGCCATTCTCTGCAATCTGAGATCAATGTGGAATGCATGGATCTCTCCAATGGGCTGCCCAACCCTGAGGACTGCTTCCAGTTCGTCGTGCCAGATTCTGTTATTAGAAAGAAAGACAAGAAGGATGGTATCCGCGCTGAAGTCCGTATCGGCATCATCAATCTGGAGTAGTTCTTTCTTTTTGTTAATTAGGACCTCATGTTGTCCACCACCAGTTTCTTTCTTGGTGGTTCTATGTGCATGCAAGAGTTGATTTCAAGTCAAGTAATATGGCAATGACAAGAGTTCCAAAACAACAGAAGCAAAATGTCTTGGTTTGGACAGAAGACATTTTTCTTCTGTTGTAGAGACTAACATCAACAAATCCCTTGATTTGGATGCTTATATGTTGATGGAGATAGTAATAATATAATTTAGATGTTTTGGCTTGCCTTCAGCTATTCCATCCTTTTACTTGCTGATGGTATAATCTTATATGCGGTTATCCTTTTCTGTTAGCTGATCCCTTGCTAATTGCAGTAGAAATACAGTTCAAAATGATGACTCGATGTGATGGCAGAGTCTGCGAGCAGTTGGGCGGCAGTAGCCATGGCACACGACTGACCACTCTGAATTGATCCAATCTTGGCCAGAAGCACTTCATCGGTCAGAAGCAGCCCTCAGAAAGGCTGAACTGCTTGCTCGGGTACGCACAGCGCTTCTACAGTTCTACGAGACTACGACGATGGCAAGTGTTTGGGCAGCAACCATCAGCAAACGGAGATCAACGTAGAATGCACATAAGATCTCTCCAACGGGTTGCCCAGTCCTGACGACTCACGACTGCATCCAGTGTATCGTTCCAGATTAAATTCTTGCAGAGGAGGACAAGCAGGATGATATCCAGGTCAAAGTCTGAATTTCAATCACCGGCCTGGAGGCTGGAGTGGTTCTTTTTTCCGCCGACATTGATGCAGCTCAATTGCTGGGACATCTTGTATCTCGATTTGTACGGAAGGGCCTGTCATCTAGACACTTTTCCAAGGCCTCGTTGTACTCCAAATTTTTAATGTGGCTGAAGTTACAATTTCtctattcttttttttttcaccaTTGGATCTAGTCTTTCTTTTTATAGGCAGTTTCTCATGTCAATGGTGTGAAGTGTGAACAATGGTTTCCGATGCAGCAAAGATGAAGACTAGTGTTCCAGCTGAGATACTCTTGCGTTCCAACTCGTGTTCTCCTGCATTGCTCAGTTCTCGTTCTCGTGTGAATTGTCTTGCGACTGCTTTGATCATCAGTTCCATTTCCACAGGCAGACGACATCAGAGCATGCTTATTTGCAGCAACTGAATAGCTGATGATGACCAGTCGGACGGACAGTCGGCGTAGGCGTCATCATCATCGCCGTGCGGCGTCTGTTTCTGCAACCTGCGCCTGCGTCTTCCAGAGCCCGGGGCCAGAGCCGTGCCGCGCGCGATGGTCAGGCGTCCGCAGCGGGCTCTCTCCGGCGGGGCACGAGATCGAGCGACGCCGAGGAGCTGCCACACATGCCGTCCCGCCGCCGCACCCGGCCAGCATTTCCATGGCTCCAGGCCAAGGCCAGCCATCGCACCAGCGCCGGTCAGATGCAAGATGGAGAGGCTCCTGGGTGCCTAGGCCCTACGAGGAAGGGGGTGGAAGCCATGGACGGCCTGAGTTcggcgccgctccgccgcgccgtgGCCGGGCAGGACCCCAACTAGCGGTGGACCGGCGCCGCTGCTGGAAGGAGGCTCGCGTAGGGTGCATGGCGACCCGGCTGGCTGCGGTGGCCTCAGCAGGCGGCCGTGCGTGAAGCCAGAAAAATCGTAAAAACACCCCCAGTTTGGATCGAGATtgttaatcgcgatccgaatatttacaATTTGATCCTCAGTaatttacatatatacccataatttggatcgcgattaacaTATGGGTCCAGGTATTTTACATTTAGCTCTCTAGTCGGATCGCGATTTGCGATCCGACCATTTGCAGATAGACCCTTGCTCAGAGCAGCTCTGTTTCCGGCCGTCCGGCGCTGGCGTCCCCCCGGCTCCTCGCCGTCCGCCTGATCTACTCATCCAGATGCAAGTGGACTCAGGAGGCACGCTTCGTTTGCCGCCGTCCTGCGCACACGGTGGGGCAACGCGCGCAGCTTGGTTGACACCCCCGCCTCTGTCTCCTCCGGTCCTCCTGACCGCGGCAAGGCCGGCGGAGGTTTTGCTGCGGCTGTGGTAGGCTTTGCAGAAACAGCGAATGTGAATATGCTGGATGCGATTCGTCGGTGGCCAGTGATCTTCTTCTGCCGCTGCACAATGCTGAATCTCCTTTGAAACCTGCCTGGAGAATCAGGACTATGTCTGAATGTGAATCTCCTCATCATGATCGATGGGATTACATTTGGGCACAAGTCTATTCCGATCAATGTTTCAAATAGCCCGCTAAGACATTTAGCTATTTATGTCAAAAACAGGCTATAGCCGGCTATAACGGCAGCTAAGAGCTAAATTGTATATGAAAAAACTTAGCTAAATCTCTCTCAAACAGTTATAGCCGGAGATTTAAAACCTTAATTCCGATACTAAAGATAGAAACAAGGTTTCTGACGACATACACAAAGCTGCACTTCTCACCATCTGTGAATTCTGTATACTATCTGCAATGCGCTTCTGTGCACTCTGCAGCAGTGCAGGTAAAACACAGCATTGTGTTCCTGATCTAGCGATGACCGGCACTAGTAGAGAGTGCAACAAGGAGGAAACACACAAGTTTGAACAGTCGGATAACACGGTTGCCACGTCCTCCCATCTCATGGAGCCATGGAGGCATGGCAGAGTGCCGGTATTGCGGAGAAATTAAAGCAGACTTTCGTAACCAGTTCAGAGAAATTGCAGAAAGCTGCTTTCGTCGTCTTCCCGGTTCCTCAGTTTGTTTTTTTTAGCATAGGAAG from Panicum hallii strain FIL2 chromosome 3, PHallii_v3.1, whole genome shotgun sequence encodes:
- the LOC112886529 gene encoding beta-glucuronosyltransferase GlcAT14A-like, with translation MGTGTGGARGGAGGGGLVPGERWWRVLFLALASVSFLISLILLFLSAPRLRLPGVAPSASASAASAVRRGPDAPPCLAYLLIGARGDGRRLLRLLLAVYHPRNRYVLHLSADAPDDERQSLASGVVAAAPAVGAFENVAVVGNPTAGTPVGSSGLAGTLRAAAVLLRLHPDWDWFLTLNAADYPVVTQDDLIHVLSSVPRDLNFIDHTSNIGSKVPEKVEQIIVDAGIYLSGRTNFFRGTQKRPAPVAFKFFTGSPWVILNRQFIEYCILAWENLPRILLMYFNNIIQPQEGYFHSVICNSLEFRNFTVNNDLRFILQEDPAQKESPFLSREHYGQMVDSGAPFARPFRENDPLLDQIDGNVLKRWSNGPVPGAWCSGRKRWFSDPCSQWGDVNIVRPGPQAVKLHQYINQTLDEAKSSSNTCRR
- the LOC112886530 gene encoding putative E3 ubiquitin-protein ligase SINA-like 6; amino-acid sequence: MRPARSMKRAKREKAAKEAASPGSAGANKKEMGSSGSRPASAAAAAAGAEAVAYVAAEDADALECGVCFHPLKPPIFQCDEGHVVCSLCRDKLAPAGKCHVCGIATRDYHRCHAMERLLESIRVSCPNAAHGCGARPAYYDQHDHCQTCPHAPCHCPGKDCNFLGSTEALLDHFTSAHGWPSTTKISAFETCCICLRDGFNFILADCTEDDDHLTTSSSSRRYLFLLNVTRQSLGCSITVHFTGHESPSEALICVLGYSRVLYDPRDRHKFLGSHSLQSEINVECMDLSNGLPNPEDCFQFVVPDSVIRKKDKKDGIRAEVRIGIINLE